From Penicillium digitatum chromosome 5, complete sequence, one genomic window encodes:
- a CDS encoding Major facilitator superfamily domain, general substrate transporter: protein MADQDEIRGNSVYQVEQPVIETPSPAEKPVAAKEWKKSGLIAKIRRMLIQDAREEMPAYKDIEIHTWDGPDDPENPFNWSLKYKWLLMITVCFISILTGLPAGTYGSGNDWMEKEFNVQNSPFPNLYWATTSWNMGAAF, encoded by the exons ATGGCGGATCAAGATGAGATCCGTGGTAATTCGGTCTATCAGGTTGAACAGCCTGTCATCGAAACGCCCTCACCGGCTGAGAAGCCCGTTGCTGCAAAAGAATGGAAGAAGTCAGGTTTGATTGCCAA AATCCGGAGAATGCTGATCCAAGATGCTAGGGAAGAAATGCCCGCGTACAAAGATATCGAAATTCACACCTGGGATGGGCCCGATGACCCTGAGAATCCCTTCAATTGGAGCCTCAAATATAAATGGCTGCTAATGATCACCGTATGCTTCAT ATCCATCCTGACCGGTCTGCCTGCAGGAACATACGGCTCTGGCAACGACTGGATGGAGAAAGAATTCAACGTCCAGAACTCTCCCTTCCCAAACCTATACTGGGCCACCACTTCCTGGAACATGGGTGCTGCCTTCTGA
- a CDS encoding MFS multidrug transporter, putative yields MPGYFVAYVILVISLFPSAFAQNFATLVVTRFFGGGASSVSINIVGGSISDVWLGDHARSLPMSIFGFTSVVGIALSPFIGSAIVQIQKSEPWRWIFYIQIIYNAALIPVFWLILNETRPDVIRKKRARKIRKETNRPVYAASEIDAPSKLRLLKISFQRPTKMLLTKPVVIFFTLWISFAWGILYLFFPSVVQTYSTNYGWGTLGTGLVQLAISVGAIIGTAINPLQDWFYLRSERRNKEKPGKPIPEARLYTSILGSLLFAAGLFWYGWASQPDIHWIVPTIGIMAAGIGIYSIYMAVVNYLTDAYERYAASALSAASLGRNAFGAFLPLASSQLFGDLGFGWAGTLLGFIGVALSIVPVILVFKGPQIRERGKFMREAMWEPEERVQVDRSGKEDLGPSSEGIA; encoded by the exons ATGCCTGGATACTTCGTGGCATATGTGATCTTGGTCATCTCGCTCTTTCCATCCGCCTTTGCACAGAACTTCGCAACACTAGTTGTGACAAGGTTCTTCGGTGGCGGTGCTTCTTCCGTTTCGATCAATATCGTCGGTGGAAGTATCTCCGATGTGTGGCTCGGTGACCATGCTCGCAGTCTGCCGATGTCTATATTCGGATTCACGAGTGTTGTCGGTATTGCACTTAGTCCGTTTATTGGATCAGCCATTGTGCAGATTCAGAAATCAGAGCCGTGGCGTTG GATCTTCTACATCCAAATCATCTATAACGCAGCTTTGATCCCGGTATTCTGGCTCATCCTCAACGAAACCCGCCCAGACGTGATCCGTAAGAAGCGTGCACGCAAGATCCGCAAGGAAACCAACCGCCCGGTGTACGCTGCCTCGGAAATCGATGCACCAAGCAAACTCCGTCTGCTGAAAATCTCATTCCAACGCCCGACAAAGATGCTCCTCACCAAGCCAGTGGTGATCTTCTTCACGTTGTGGATCAGTTTCGCCTGGGGCATCCTCTACCTCTTCTTCCCCAGCGTCGTTCAAACCTACTCCACAAACTACGGCTGGGGCACGCTGGGAACAGGCCTCGTGCAGCTCGCCATCTCTGTGGGCGCGATCATCGGAACAGCTATCAACCCACTACAAGACTGGTTCTATCTCCGCTCCGAGCGGCGCAATAAGGAGAAACCCGGTAAACCCATCCCCGAGGCAAGACTGTATACGTCTATCCTGGGTAGTCTGCTCTTTGCTGCCGGTCTGTTCTGGTATGGATGGGCTAGTCAGCCTGATATTCATTGGATCGTGCCGACTATTGGTATCATGGCTGCAGGGATTGGAATTTACTcgatttacatggctgttgTTAATTATCTGACTGATGCTTATGAACGGTATGCGGCGTCGGCTTTGTCAGCTGCCTCGCTTGGCAGAAATGCTTTTGGTGCGTTTTTGCCGCTTGCTTCGTCGCAGTTATTTGGGGATCTTGGGTTCGGATGGGCGGGGACATTGCTCGGGTTTATCGGGGTTGCGTTGTCCATTGTGCCTGTTATTTTGGTTTTCAAGGGTCCCCAGATTCGGGAGAGGGGCAAGTTTATGAGGGAGGCTATGTGGGAGCCTGAGGAGAGGGTTCAGGTTGATCGATCCGGGAAGGAAGATTTGGGGCCTTCTTCGGAGGGAATTGCGTGA
- a CDS encoding PAB1 binding protein (Pbp1), putative has product MASAINSVPVNNASGNASAGAPNPSRSTLRSSNSTKGSDNRRQSGSPVDGGQRRTNSHKAWTQGTNPITQRSSYASSNGNMAHQKQSGSPRPNQKESNTPDSHAHDRLIFLFASFIGLHTTITTKSGEKFTGIFSSSTMEPNELSFLLKMVQRTSPEGQPRANGVSDVASPYIGAAPEYIMSFDIKDVVDIAVPNVTTAEVSAKEPNGASQGFRTDTDISGNLAMRERTLQRWEPAETDVDMSLETSNTSAGWDQFEANERLFGAKTNYDENIYTTRLDRSDPNYKQKQAEAARIAREIEGQDVDNSHMREERGLVAPDAGDQDEEDKYSGVRREDKAFPPLLSGQPNKYMPPGRRQAAPQPTATVSVPTKQPVSSPAPAAPIPIPPQAVAKEAAPSDKQAELVASLQPTTDTERKTALGKSVTPALPTAPAVPAAKRAVPENATANVEVEVLDHFRQFANSEKLKMQERRRNQASYDRTMKLNELMKFSKSFKLLTPVPKDLVPILAKDRLKQEAIMQRALQQGDDKTTPKATTPPTEQQPPTRGAGPTGAVPPSAPADRQNYNRTRQGYPPTGPLASTGGRFPQQAVPPGRSGVGMLSHRLADNLQQRKGAGMGPIPTPLPIQDARGPPTGPASDQQRITSPAKSQVGSSAATKFNVKAMEFKPNPAASTFTPGTSAAVASPQPFSRNRSVSRATTPTAFFGPRKPLPASERPSISDQFNPIKRMKKENAESAERLITLNGGIPPPYKTLPTWDIADGSEDKTYDQLFKQPVGVPTVSPQGRSTSNNTNFPQQHQVPFHFQQGNSAMPPSSGPSNGPHGLHSQGLHGPSHVDDHHRMQLSASNSQVFPSPRMQHGYPSPMAPHAQLSFPQPVPQFYGGPQPGHMRPFQGGGPQFVNGAPMMVQQASNGPYMGVPQGMTPYNGQMPMYSPNPGHVYPQHAPQPHSGYPSPSRGAPMMMHQNSQSGQPPQSLMFMPSQPGYPQQSAHMPPNRGNYPQQPHFSSSPHQSHHFPPSQHRTPSNGFNQMPQIPPQMSANTPASTPGASHPAEATDEGK; this is encoded by the exons ATGGCCTCCGCTATTAATTCTGTGCCGGTCAACAACGCGTCTGGCAATGCCAGCGCGGGCGCCCCAAACCCCAGTCGATCCACTTTGAGATCCAGTAACAGCACCAAGGGGTCCGACAATCGACGACAGTCGGGCAGCCCCGTCGATGGCGGACAACG GCGCACAAACTCCCACAAGGCCTGGACCCAAGGGACCAACCCCATCACTCAACGATCTTCATACGCTTCATCGAACGGCAACATGGCCCACCAGAAACAGTCTGGGTCCCCGAGACCTAACCAAAAGGAGTCAAACACCCCTGATAGCCATGCTCATGACCGCCTTATCTTCTTATTCGCCAGCTTCATT GGCCTACACACCACTATTACCACCAAGTCCGGAGAGAAGTTTACCGGtatcttctcttcttcaaccATGGAGCCCAATGAACTTTCGTTCCTACTCAAGATGGTTCAGCGAACTTCGCCAGAGGGTCAGCCTCGGGCAAACGGCGTCAGCGATGTTGCAAGTCCATACATAGGCGCCGCGCCTGAATACATCATGTCATTCGATATTAAGGATGTCGTCGATATAGCCGTTCCAAACGTTACCACAGCTGAAGTTTCAGCCAAGGAGCCAAATG GTGCTTCCCAAGGTTTCAGAACCGACACTGATATCTCCGGAAATTTGGCCATGCGAGAGCGCACCTTGCAGCGCTGGGAACCTGCCGAGACTGACGTTGACATGTCACTTGAGACAAGCAACACTTCTGCAGGATGGGACCAGTTTGAGGCAAACGAGCGTCTTTTCGGAGCCAAGACCAATTATGATGAGAATATCTACACCACTCGTCTCGATCGTTCGGATCCAAACTACAAACAGAAACAGGCGGAGGCAGCTCGGATCGCACGTGAGATTGAGGGACAAGATGTGGACAACTCCCACATGCGCGAGGAGCGTGGCCTTGTGGCACCGGATGCTGGCGAccaagacgaagaagacaaGTACAGTGGTGTTCGCCGCGAAGACAAAGCCTTCCCTCCTCTGCTTTCCGGCCAGCCAAACAAGTACATGCCCCCTGGACGCCGCCAGGCAGCTCCTCAGCCTACTGCGACTGTCAGTGTACCCACAAAACAGCCTGTTTCTTCTCCGGCCCCCGCCGCTCCTATCCCCATCCCCCCTCAGGCTGTGGCAAAGGAAGCTGCACCCTCAGATAAGCAAGCCGAGCTGGTCGCGTCGCTGCAACCCACAACAGATACCGAGCGAAAAACTGCCCTGGGCAAGAGTGTCACACCCGCATTGCCTACTGCACCTGCTGTGCCAGCCGCAAAGCGGGCTGTACCTGAAAATGCGACCGCAAACGTGGAGGTAGAGGTGTTGGATCACTTCCGTCAGTTCGCAAATAGCGAGAAACTAAAGATGCAGGAGCGCCGTCGCAATCAGGCCTCATATGACCGAACTATGAAACTCAATGAGCTGATGAAGTTTTCTAAGAGCTTCAAACTCTTAACTCCGGTGCCGAAAGACCTTGTTCCTATCCTAGCCAAGGACCGGCTAAAGCAGGAAGCAATCATGCAACGAGCGCTGCAACAGGGCGACGACAAGACCACGCCGAAGGCTACTACACCTCCCACGGAACAACAGCCACCTACTCGTGGTGCTGGACCTACTGGAGCTGTGCCCCCATCTGCACCCGCTGATCGTCAGAACTACAACCGCACTCGTCAGGGCTATCCTCCCACTGGGCCGCTCGCTAGCACTGGTGGACGATTTCCCCAGCAAGCTGTTCCGCCGGGACGCTCTGGTGTTGGTATGCTCAGTCATCGACTAGCGGACAATCTGCAGCAACGAAAGGGCGCGGGGATGGGACCTATTCCAACTCCTCTTCCCATTCAAGATGCCCGTGGGCCTCCGACCGGTCCCGCCAGCGACCAGCAGAGAATCACCAGCCCTGCTAAGTCACAGGTCGGGTCTTCCGCAGCAACTAAGTTCAATGTCAAAGCTATGGAATTCAAGCCAAACCCCGCAGCGAGCACTTTCACGCCTGGAACTTCGGCAGCCGTTGCAAGCCCACAGCCTTTCTCTCGCAACCGCTCTGTGTCACGCGCCACAACACCGACTGCATTCTTCGGCCCAAGAAAGCCACTGCCTGCCTCTGAACGCCCCTCGATCAGTGACCAATTCAATCCTATCAAGCGCATGAAGAAGGAGAATGCAGAGTCAGCTGAAAGGTTGATTACCTTGAATGGAGGTATCCCGCCACCCTACAAGACCTTGCCAACTTGGGACATAGCGGATGGTAGCGAAGATAAGACGTACGATCAGCTGTTCAAACAGCCTGTCGGCGTGCCGACAGTATCACCCCAGGGTCGCTCCACCTCCAACAACACCAATTTTCCCCAGCAGCATCAGGTTCCCTTCCACTTCCAGCAAGGTAACTCAGCCATGCCGCCATCTTCTGGTCCCTCGAATGGACCCCATGGTCTTCACTCTCAGGGCCTTCATGGCCCCTCCCACGTGGATGATCATCACCGCATGCAGTTGTCCGCGTCAAATTCACAGGTTTTCCCATCCCCGCGGATGCAACATGGATACCCGTCCCCAATGGCCCCACATGCCCAGCTTTCCTTCCCACAGCCGGTCCCGCAGTTTTACGGTGGCCCCCAACCTGGCCACATGAGACCTTTCCAGGGCGGTGGTCCTCAATTTGTGAATGGCGCTCCTATGATGGTGCAGCAGGCCTCGAATGGACCCTACATGGGAGTCCCGCAAGGTATGACTCCGTATAATGGACAGATGCCCATGTACTCCCCGAACCCGGGCCACGTCTATCCCCAACATGCACCCCAGCCGCATAGTGGATACCCAAGCCCTAGCCGTGGTGCGCCGATGATGATGCACCAGAACTCGCAATCTGGACAGCCCCCTCAATCATTAATGTTTATGCCCAGCCAGCCCGGATATCCTCAACAGTCGGCACATA TGCCTCCCAACCGTGGCAACTACCCACAGCAGCCCCACTTTTCCTCAAGCCCTCATCAATCGCATCATTTCCCACCAAGCCAGCATCGGACACCCAGCAACGGCTTCAACCAAATGCCTCAAATACCACCCCAGATG
- a CDS encoding Actin-interacting protein (Bud6/Aip3), putative: protein MQSSGISRTQFPYPEHLDHQTSPERHSGSGSADTSMTSQQSGRSSSASSRSQSSKSQPDKQISQIEKSVTHLLVATKQLLETLTQWSRKQASENDVSDVYVRLGYEFNLACRAFSAIGVDTSDLGPVPDLLRTILEDTLSQDASSQSLDRYLPRIRDIIINLLKGLKKKQARLRSRHQREDSRLATGRQASAGSIANGQAIGQLYDDAAASTMSSTAQSPRKSNQRFGSGGSLEDQPAISRTSSAPSKSESRTSNYAERELSRREAQQMLSQPGPFDNDATPRANASNTTVPSTYITPAGFSAPPPPPPPKEDDALGALQRSGELERRASRRFSAYQIQKHLGTSTNGVPVLPTQNSPIPNRGRDVRESLNAVRLRGSFAHTKHRSNKSLQEASKGAQAPPPANIPDVVEEERTPPPVATPIEPRVIDPAPSKAPSEADAHNEKDHAVESAIVPPPIIPVPQEKPTLEDAFEPAKSTPLTPKAGSFRPSTEIATPLSAIQFSTEQPSPSKELTLFLQYKSKIKKYMLPEGIAELTIGRLQLAFIEKFAWNTHDNGVDLPEIYIQDPISGIRHELEDLTDVKDRSVLVLNVDNLDEVKKHFDDSLGSVRLLVEGVKETLSGQGNIIQRVSDRQLEAAKEIARLAAAPTTLSGPAASEGSSKTLIAGSGSQIAELQSLRRDLAVLRQTYSNFTADITGSMSAVRAKASKVKTAAADVATPSFEGDAGRARVNTGKKELAGESERLVARVDDLQDLVEDLRKDVVARGVRPLPRQLEVVGRDISIVMKEIKKMQDFLAREKPIWTKIWEKELQLVCEERDQLTMQEDLAADLQDDLEKATQTFALVEQATKEQVSTNTTGGTVVRAPSRTLEIDPTVDPMKAKDGVLGEVRALQPNHESRLEAIERAEKARKKELETRRIGLFQKELGAFVDEGKLKKSGGFEETERLRTAKDERIRKEVWDRQQARNAEMEKAEAEAAAAQAAEQNNEGGSDDDQLVDEKEANPEDAEKAEEPKSPSSEIGKEPPEAEDKEDNATAEQPSP from the exons ATGCAGTCCTCAGGCATTTCACGGACTCAGTTCCCCTATCCCGAACATTTGGACCATCAAACATCCCCCGAACGACACTCGGGGTCTGGCAGTGCCGACACATCCATGACTTCCCAGCAGTCCGGCCGCAGTTCCTCCGCCTCGTCTCGATCCCAGTCCAGCAAGAGTCAG CCTGATAAGCAAATATCCCAAATTGAAAAGAGCGTCACGCACCTCTTGGTTGCGACAAAACAACTCCTCGAAACCTTAACGCAATGGTCTCGGAAGCAAGCATCGGAGAACGATGTGTCGGATGTATACGTTCGATTGGGCTATGAATTTAACTTGGCTTGCCGGGCTTTCAGTGCCATCGGAGTCGATACTTCAGACCTCGGTCCCGTACCAGACCTGCTTCGCACCATACTTGAGGACACTCTCAGTCAAGACGCATCTTCCCAAAGCCTCGATAGATACCTCCCCCGAATTCGAGATATAATTATCAACTTGTTAAAAGggctgaagaagaagcaagctCGCTTGAGGTCCCGGCACCAGCGCGAAGATAGCCGGCTCGCAACGGGACGGCAAGCCAGTGCAGGAAGCATTGCTAATGGGCAGGCAATCGGTCAGCTGTATGATGATGCTGCAGCGTCCACCATGTCGTCGACAGCCCAGTCCCCAAGAAAATCAAACCAACGGTTCGGCAGCGGCGGATCGCTGGAGGACCAACCAGCCATTTCTCGAACCTCCTCGGCACCTTCGAAATCCGAATCACGCACGTCAAACTACGCCGAAAGAGAATTATCACGGCGGGAGGCCCAGCAAATGCTGTCTCAACCCGGCCCCTTCGATAATGATGCAACCCCTCGAGCCAACGCATCCAACACCACTGTGCCTTCAACATATATTACACCCGCCGGGTTCTCTGCACccccacctccacctccgcCCAAGGAGGATGACGCATTGGGGGCTTTGCAACGAAGTGGAGAGCTTGAGCGACGTGCCTCGCGTCGATTCTCTGCCTATCAAATTCAGAAACATCTGGGCACATCTACCAACGGTGTCCCTGTCCTGCCTACTCAGAACTCTCCCATTCCCAATCGCGGTCGTGATGTCCGCGAATCTTTGAATGCAGTTCGTCTGCGGGGCTCCTTTGCCCATACAAAGCACCGATCCAACAAGAGCTTGCAGGAAGCCTCCAAAGGTGCGCAAGCTCCCCCACCAGCAAATATCCCAGATGTCGTGGAAGAAGAGCGCACTCCTCCTCCTGTTGCAACTCCAATAGAGCCACGAGTAATCGATCCTGCACCATCCAAGGCGCCCAGCGAAGCTGATGCTCATAACGAGAAAGACCATGCCGTGGAATCTGCCATCGTTCCTCCGCCGATCATCCCCGTACCCCAAGAGAAGCCAACCCTCGAAGACGCTTTTGAGCCCGCAAAATCAACACCCCTTACCCCGAAGGCGGGCTCCTTTAGACCGTCCACCGAGATCGCAACACCACTATCAGCTATTCAATTTTCCACTGAGCAACCCTCACCGAGCAAAGAGCTCACGCTGTTCCTACAATATAAAAGCAAAATAAAGAAGTACATGCTCCCAGAGGGAATTGCGGAGCTCACTATTGGGCGCCTGCAGCTTGCTTTTATTGAAAAGTTTGCCTGGAACACCCATGACAATGGCGTTGATTTACCGGAAATTTATATACAAGACCCAATTTCAGGCATCCGTCATGAACTAGAAGATCTTACCGACGTCAAAGATCGGTCCGTGTTGGTGCTTAACGTTGACAATCTCGATGAGGTCAAGAAACATTTCGATGACAGCCTTGGAAGCGTGCGTCTCTTAGTCGAAGGCGTCAAAGAGACGCTTTCTGGCCAAGGAAATATCATCCAGCGGGTTTCGGATCGCCAGCTCGAAGCTGCCAAAGAAATTGCTCGCTTGGCTGCTGCCCCTACAACCCTCTCCGGTCCAGCTGCCTCTGAAGGGAGTTCCAAGACATTGATAGCCGGCAGCGGAAGTCAAATTGCCGAGCTTCAGAGCTTACGTCGTGACTTGGCTGTCCTGCGTCAGACCTATTCCAACTTTACTGCTGACATCACCGGTTCAATGAGCGCAGTCCGTGCCAAGGCAAGCAAAGTCAAGACTGCCGCTGCTGATGTTGCCACTCCGTCCTTTGAAGGTGATGCTGGCCGTGCTCGCGTCAACACTGGCAAGAAGGAACTTGCAGGTGAATCGGAGCGGCTGGTCGCTCGCGTCGATGACCTCCAAGATCTGGTTGAAGATCTTCGGAAGGATGTAGTGGCCCGTGGTGTTCGTCCTCTCCCAAGACAGTTGGAGGTTGTTGGCCGTGACATTAGCATAGTCATGAAAGAAATTAAGAAGATGCAGGACTTCCTGGCTCGCGAGAAGCCTATCTGGACCAAGATCTGGGAGAAGGAGCTACAGCTGGTTTGCGAAGAACGAGACCAGCTTACCATGCAGGAGGATCTCGCTGCCGACTTGCAAGACGATCTCGAGAAGGCAACACAAACCTTCGCCCTGGTGGAGCAAGCTACAAAGGAGCAGGTCTCAACAAATACAACCGGTGGTACCGTTGTCCGCGCCCCATCAAGGACCCTTGAAATTGACCCCACCGTTGATCCCATGAAAGCTAAGGATGGTGTCCTTGGCGAGGTCCGTGCTTTGCAACCCAACCACGAAAGCCGACTAGAGGCCATTGAAAGAGCCGAGAAAGCCCGGAAGAAGGAGCTTGAGACTCGGCGGATCGGCCTTTTCCAGAAGGAACTCGGAGCATTTGTCGACGAAGGCAAATTGAAGAAGAGCGGTGGTTTCGAAGAGACTGAGCGCCTTCGTACTGCGAAGGACGAACGCATCCGCAAAGAAGTCTGGGATAGACAGCAGGCCCGCAATGCCGAGATGGAGAAGGCGGAGGCGGAAGCCGCTGCGGCGCAGGCAGCGGAGCAAAATAATGAGGGCGGGAGTGATGATGATCAGCTAGTAGACGAGAAGGAAGCGAATCCAGAGGATGCGGAGAAGGCAGAAGAGCCCAAATCGCCATCTTCTGAAATAGGGAAGGAACCCCCAGAAGCAGAGGATAAGGAAGACAACGCCACTGCTGAACAACCCTCTCCTTGA
- a CDS encoding Mitochondrial substrate/solute carrier, whose amino-acid sequence MLSGSMQLLHALTIFFSLPQFATLVSAESTNPSADFESKEADTPSLPAKLILQRNAAISSQLAAGPAFGVKKMSDDEGEKFFLHYWSFGDDFSSSNISERHLSDEDGFSPARFVAQSYPFGPSYSLGTDGDSELFPQNYNDSANNLFEKRDFKCPTGTTSCTSIGRSDRCCGSGETCEIVADTGHGDVGCCPSWTTCSGMIGSCNNGYTACSQALGGGCCIPGYDCVEGGCAYISVVTVTVHSTVVLSTVTYSTKPQDSTSTSTPCSSPTTSSHRSISTTDESLAPPARPTSLSTETSITSGNDVCPTGFYACSAVYQGGCCRTGRDCHTTSCPTTSSTTMISNGVTIVAPVATTTHRSGGNQCARGWFHCADTVGGGCCPMGFACGASCTARNIAFGTTVAKEQATAASGDGVMYRVLLVTAIMSETPQKPLPFVYQFAAGAVAGVSEILIMYPLDVLKTRIQLQTGPAVPGVDHYNGMFDCFRKIVKNEGASRLYRGISAPILMEAPKRATKFAANDSWGAFYRNLFGVDKQTQGLATLTGATAGATEAFVVVPFELVKIRLQDKAQAHKYNGMFDVVKKIVAAEGPLAMYNGLESTMWRHILWNAGYFGCIFQVRAQLPAVEPGNKNQQTRNDLIAGSIGGITGTILNTPMDVVKSRIQNTAKVPGQVAKYNWAWPALGTVMKEEGFAALYKGFTPKVLRLGPGGGILLVVYTGVMDFFRKMRDEK is encoded by the exons ATGCTCAGCGGCAGCATGCAGCTCCTCCACGCCCTcactatttttttttcactacCTCAGTTTGCGACATTGGTCTCAGCAGAGAGCACAAACCCCTCTGCGGATTTTGAATCCAAAGAGGCTGATACTCCATCACTTCCAGCAAAACTCATCCTACAGCGCAATGCCGCGATATCATCCCAGCTCGCAGCAGGGCCAGCCTTCGGGGTGAAGAAAATGAGCGACGACGAAGGCGAGAAATTCTTCCTCCACTACTGGAGTTTCGGAGATGACTTTTCGTCAAGTAATATCTCCGAGCGACACCTTTCCGATGAAGACGGATTTTCCCCCGCGCGCTTTGTGGCCCAATCATACCCATTTGGACCATCGTATTCCTTGGGCACAGATGGGGATAGTGAATTGTTTCCCCAGAACTACAATGATAGCGCAAACAATCTGTTTGAGAAACGAGACTTCAAGTGCCCGACTGGGACAACATCGTGCACATCCATCGGTCGATCTGATCGCTGCTGTGGGTCCGGGGAGACGTGCGAGATCGTCGCTGATACGGGGCATGGCGATGTAGGCTGCTGTCCTAGTTGGACAACGTGCTCGGGGATGATTGGGTCGTGCAATAATGGGTATACGGCTTGCTCGCAGGCTTTAGGGGGTGGATGTTGTATTCCGGGGTATGATTGTGTTGAAGGGGGAT GTGCATACATTAGTGTGGTTACGGTGACTGTTCATTCGACCGTGGTGTTGTCTACTGTGACCTACTCGACCAAACCGCAGGATAGCACTTCCACCTCCACTCCCTGCTCTTCTCCGACGACTTCTTCCCATCGCAGCATATCCACAACAGACGAAAGTCTGGCACCGCCAGCACGGCCTACGAGCCTTTCAACAGAAACCAGTATCACCAGCGGCAATGACGTGTGCCCGACTGGTTTCTACGCCTGCTCCGCCGTCTACCAGGGTGGTTGCTGTCGTACCGGCCGAGACTGCCACACGACCTCATGCCCGACCACATCTTCGACGACCATGATATCAAACGGCGTAACGATTGTAGCGCCCGTCGCGACAACGACGCACCGTTCTGGAGGAAACCAGTGCGCTCGGGGCTGGTTTCACTGTGCTGACACCGTGGGCGGAGGATGCTGTCCCATGGGATTTGCCTGTGGTGCTAGCTGTACTGCACGGAACATCGCGTTTGGGACGACTGTTGCCAAGGAACAAGCGACCGCGGCTAGCGGAGATGGTGTGATGTATCGG GTCTTGTTAGTTA CCGCCATCATGTCCGAAACTCCCCAGAAGCCTCTCCCCTTCGTCTACCAGTTCGCCGCCGGTGCGGTGGCTGGTGTTTCAGAG ATCCTGATCAT GTACCCTCTGGACGTGCTCAAGACTCGAAT TCAGCTTCAGACCGGGCCCGCTGTTCCTGGTGTCGATCACTACAATGGAATGTTTGACTGCTTCCGCAAGATTGTTAAGAACGAGGG TGCTTCCCGTTTATATCGCGGTATCTCCGCGCCGATCCTGATGGAGGCACCTAAGCGTGCTACTAAGTTCGCCGCCAACGACAGTTGGGGCGCTTTCTACCGCAACCTTTTCGGTGTCGACAAGCAGACCCAAGGCCTGGCTACTCTGACCGGAGCCACGGCCGGAGCAACTGAAGCTTTCGTAGTGGTTCCTTTCGAGCTGGTCAAGATCCGTCTGCAGGATAAGGCCCAGGCACACAAGTACAACGGCATGTTCGACGTTGTGAAGAAGATCGTGGCCGCAGAAGGCCCTCTGGCAATGTACAACGGCCTTGAGTCGACAATGTGGCGCCACATTCTGTGGAACGCAGGTTACTTCGGCTGTATCTTCCAAGTCCGCGCTCAGCTGCCTGCCGTCGAGCCCGGCAATAAGAACCAGCAGACCCGCAACGACTTGATCGCTGGTAGCATTGGTGGTATCACTGGTACTATCCTCAACACTCCCATGGACGTCGTCAAGTCCCGTATCCAAAATACTGCCAAGGTTCCCGGTCAGGTCGCCAAGTACAACTGGGCCTGGCCTGCTCTTGGCACCGTTATGAAGGAAGAGGGCTTCGCTGCCTTGTATAAGGGCTTCACACCCAAGGTGCTGCGTCTCGGCCCTGGCGGTGGTATTTTGCTTGTTGTCTACACCGGTGTCATGGATTTCTTCCGCAAAATGCGTGATGAGAAGTAA